One segment of Streptomyces sp. NBC_01463 DNA contains the following:
- a CDS encoding gas vesicle structural protein GvpA, which produces MTATTYSDEVVACPPRAGTLYDVLELILDRGMVIDVFIRVSLVGIEILKIDARIVVASVDTYLRFAEACNRLDLERDSGSTTIPELLGGGVAKSVGKRKVRNAAESVGDTVRKAVGGGDDSSDDEDEPQERPKKRRAPARSSESRRRRVEA; this is translated from the coding sequence ATGACCGCGACCACCTACTCGGACGAGGTAGTGGCCTGCCCGCCCCGCGCCGGGACGTTGTACGACGTACTGGAGCTCATTCTTGACCGTGGCATGGTCATCGACGTATTCATCCGGGTTTCCCTGGTCGGCATCGAGATTTTGAAGATCGACGCCCGTATCGTTGTCGCGAGTGTGGACACCTACCTCCGCTTCGCGGAGGCGTGCAACCGGCTGGACCTTGAGCGCGATTCCGGCAGCACCACCATTCCCGAGCTGCTCGGTGGCGGTGTGGCCAAGTCCGTGGGGAAGCGCAAGGTGCGGAACGCGGCCGAGTCCGTGGGCGACACCGTACGCAAGGCAGTAGGCGGTGGCGACGACTCGTCCGACGATGAGGACGAGCCGCAGGAGCGGCCGAAGAAGCGACGTGCACCCGCCCGCAGCAGCGAGAGCCGACGACGGCGCGTGGAGGCATGA
- a CDS encoding histone protein: MEDQTKLTLAVAVVGGYVLGRTKKGRLALSVATYLAGRRFGLEPRQLAAEGMRRLGEVPQVAELQDQLRGEVLEAGRKAMTAAANRSMSTLAGSISERTARLLEPPSDEDEGDEDQGDEYEDEYEDEEEPAEEDEEYEDEEYEEGDEEDEQPVDEEEEEEEEPEEEEEPEEEPEPEEEPEEEPEEKQPRRRAPRRSSSATGKSGGAAKKSGGTAKKTAAKKAAPAKKAAAKKTAPAKKAAAKKSGGTAKKTAAKKTAPAKSASKKVAPAKKAAAKKAAPAKKAAAKKTAAGKASSKRAASKRTSGRR, from the coding sequence ATGGAAGACCAGACGAAGTTGACCCTAGCGGTCGCAGTAGTCGGCGGCTACGTGCTGGGCCGGACCAAGAAGGGGCGGCTGGCTCTCAGTGTCGCCACGTATCTCGCCGGTCGACGCTTCGGTCTGGAGCCCCGCCAGCTCGCCGCAGAAGGTATGCGCCGACTCGGTGAGGTCCCCCAGGTTGCGGAACTCCAGGACCAGCTCAGGGGCGAGGTCCTGGAGGCGGGCCGCAAGGCCATGACCGCCGCGGCCAACCGCAGCATGAGTACATTGGCCGGCTCGATCAGTGAGCGCACGGCTCGTCTCCTGGAACCGCCGAGCGATGAGGACGAGGGCGACGAGGACCAGGGCGATGAGTACGAGGACGAGTACGAGGACGAAGAGGAACCCGCAGAAGAGGACGAGGAGTACGAGGACGAGGAGTACGAGGAGGGCGACGAAGAGGACGAGCAGCCAGTAGACGAGGAAGAGGAAGAAGAGGAAGAGCCCGAGGAAGAGGAAGAGCCCGAGGAAGAGCCGGAGCCCGAGGAGGAGCCCGAGGAGGAGCCGGAGGAGAAGCAGCCGAGAAGGCGCGCGCCCCGCCGGTCTTCGTCGGCCACGGGCAAGAGCGGTGGAGCCGCCAAGAAGTCCGGCGGTACGGCGAAGAAGACCGCAGCCAAGAAGGCGGCCCCGGCGAAGAAGGCGGCTGCCAAGAAGACCGCCCCGGCGAAGAAGGCGGCCGCCAAGAAGTCCGGCGGTACGGCGAAGAAGACCGCAGCCAAGAAGACCGCCCCGGCCAAGTCTGCGTCCAAGAAGGTGGCCCCGGCGAAGAAGGCGGCCGCCAAGAAGGCTGCTCCGGCGAAGAAGGCGGCTGCCAAGAAGACGGCAGCAGGCAAGGCATCGTCGAAGCGGGCCGCATCCAAGCGCACCAGCGGTCGGAGGTAG
- a CDS encoding GvpL/GvpF family gas vesicle protein — MSAATEGVYVYAILRAATALPKDAVGVGSPPAVLRVIRQGLLEAVVSDAPPKLRARRRDLLAHQDLLMRLSDDGPVLPMRFGMVAADEQSVLAQLAAGESGYADVLDRLAGRIEINVKVLPAQNALKALVAEDKGVRQLRAAARRTPGYEASLRLGEAIAGALTRRAATAGQRILRELAPAARASVPGPEVQGCVLNESFLVDRAESEAFLQRAQSLGAEFREHAEIRPAGPLPCYSFVSAEARPVLVGGK; from the coding sequence GTGAGCGCAGCGACCGAAGGTGTCTACGTCTACGCGATCCTGCGGGCCGCGACGGCGCTGCCGAAGGACGCGGTCGGCGTCGGATCCCCACCCGCGGTCCTCAGGGTCATCAGGCAGGGCCTCCTGGAGGCGGTCGTCAGCGACGCGCCCCCGAAGCTCCGAGCCCGCCGACGCGATCTGCTGGCACACCAAGACCTCCTGATGCGCCTGTCCGACGACGGGCCGGTGCTCCCCATGCGGTTCGGAATGGTCGCGGCGGACGAACAGTCGGTCCTTGCGCAACTCGCCGCCGGTGAATCCGGTTATGCCGACGTCCTGGACCGGCTCGCGGGCCGCATCGAGATCAACGTCAAGGTCCTTCCCGCGCAGAACGCGCTGAAGGCGCTCGTCGCCGAGGACAAAGGCGTGCGGCAGCTCCGTGCGGCAGCTCGGAGAACCCCGGGCTACGAGGCCAGTCTCCGGCTGGGCGAGGCCATCGCCGGCGCGCTCACCAGGCGTGCGGCCACTGCGGGGCAGCGGATCCTCCGCGAGCTCGCGCCTGCTGCCCGGGCGTCCGTCCCCGGACCGGAGGTCCAGGGGTGCGTGCTGAACGAGTCCTTCCTCGTCGACCGCGCCGAGAGCGAAGCCTTCCTCCAGCGGGCGCAGAGCCTCGGGGCGGAGTTTCGGGAGCATGCGGAGATCCGGCCGGCCGGCCCCCTTCCCTGCTACAGCTTCGTTTCGGCCGAGGCTCGCCCCGTGCTCGTGGGCGGGAAATGA
- a CDS encoding HAD family hydrolase: MNRAALFDVDGTLTDTNHLHVTSWWEALRQSGHHVSMHAIHRAIGLPGPELLGHLLGQDRDSSDDERLSAAHDTLYATYFDRLPAFDSAADLLRTLSSAGWKVVLVTSAKDSELAALRVAIGADDSISATATADDVEKGKPAPDPVRQALELVDVVPERAVFIGDSVWDMKAAVGAGVAVIGLLCGGISREDLEEAGADAVYPDPAGLLAGLDDSPFSRVPSV; encoded by the coding sequence ATGAACCGCGCTGCTCTTTTCGACGTCGACGGCACCCTCACGGACACCAATCACCTCCACGTCACCTCCTGGTGGGAGGCACTCCGGCAGTCCGGCCACCATGTGTCCATGCACGCGATCCACCGGGCCATCGGCCTCCCCGGCCCCGAACTCCTCGGTCACCTCCTGGGCCAGGACCGCGACTCCTCGGACGACGAGCGGCTGAGCGCTGCTCACGACACGCTCTACGCCACGTACTTCGACCGCCTTCCGGCCTTCGATTCGGCCGCGGATCTGCTGCGCACCCTGTCGTCGGCCGGGTGGAAGGTCGTGCTCGTCACCTCGGCCAAGGACAGCGAACTTGCTGCTCTGCGTGTGGCCATCGGAGCCGATGACTCCATCAGCGCCACCGCCACGGCAGACGACGTGGAAAAGGGCAAGCCCGCGCCTGACCCCGTTCGCCAGGCGTTGGAACTGGTGGATGTGGTGCCGGAGCGAGCGGTGTTCATCGGAGACTCCGTCTGGGACATGAAGGCCGCAGTCGGGGCGGGCGTGGCCGTCATCGGCCTGCTGTGCGGGGGAATCTCTCGCGAGGACCTGGAAGAGGCCGGAGCGGACGCCGTGTATCCGGATCCGGCCGGCCTTCTGGCGGGCCTCGACGACAGCCCCTTCTCCAGAGTGCCGTCCGTCTGA
- a CDS encoding gas vesicle protein GvpG, with product MGLITGLLTLPIAPVRGVVWVAEKLNDAAERELHDPAVLRAQLAVLNQELESGDISLEEFEREEERLLDRLHAVRVGPAQSDRR from the coding sequence ATGGGGCTGATCACCGGACTGCTCACGCTTCCGATCGCGCCGGTACGTGGCGTGGTGTGGGTGGCGGAGAAGCTCAACGACGCTGCCGAGCGCGAGCTGCACGACCCTGCTGTGCTGCGTGCGCAGTTGGCGGTACTCAATCAGGAACTTGAATCCGGAGACATCAGCCTGGAGGAGTTCGAACGCGAAGAGGAACGCTTGCTTGACCGGCTGCACGCCGTACGGGTCGGCCCGGCACAAAGTGATCGAAGGTGA
- a CDS encoding CocE/NonD family hydrolase — MRHVDRLPHAVKQEDHVTITMSDGIRLSARIWRPITSDEEPVPAILEAIPYRKNDLTSTRDAIHHPYIAGHGYACVRVDLRGTGESEGVLLDEYLEREQCDAEEVLAWLAEQPWCDGTTGMMGISWGAFAALQVAARRPPSLAAIVVASFTDDRYADDMHYVGGAMLSDNLAEAGTMFAYATCPPDPAVVGERWRDMWRERLDSASPWVLEWLRHQHRDDYWRHASLSEDYRALGCPVLASSGWADGYSNAVTRLLSQVDVPRKGLIGPWSHTLPHLGEPGPAIGYLQEVVRWWDHWLKGADNGAMDGPMIRAWMQESVPPSTSYEERPGRWVGEPGWPSPHVQEVVCPLRDHVIVNDDGKPAPSGEAEPAERVHTVQSPLSVGQFAGKWASYNAPPDLPYDQREEDGGSLVFETQPLTERVEILGAPAVELLVSSSRESAQVAVRLSDVAADGRATRVTYGVLNLAHRAGDGGPEPLEPGRKYRVRIPLNGVAQAFPAGHRIRLSLSTSYWPLVWPAPAPALLSIHESGSSLTLPVRPTDTPETLPSAPFGEPEGCAPPDVTRLTEPEQAWTVSRNLVNYHSSLDIVKDRGLQRFEENGIEVGLRACEKYTSVADDFGSVTGESAWTLRFGRPGWDVRVETRTVLTSDEEEFHVDATLDGYEDGRRVFSRTWNESVPRVNV, encoded by the coding sequence ATGCGACACGTCGACCGACTTCCGCACGCGGTCAAGCAGGAGGACCACGTCACCATCACGATGTCGGACGGGATCCGGCTCTCGGCGAGGATCTGGCGCCCCATCACCTCCGACGAAGAGCCGGTCCCGGCGATCCTGGAAGCCATCCCGTACCGGAAGAACGACCTGACCTCCACCCGCGACGCGATCCATCACCCCTACATCGCCGGGCACGGCTACGCCTGCGTACGCGTCGACCTGCGGGGCACGGGCGAGTCGGAGGGCGTCCTGCTGGACGAATACCTGGAACGAGAACAGTGCGACGCGGAAGAAGTGCTCGCCTGGCTCGCCGAGCAGCCCTGGTGCGACGGGACGACGGGAATGATGGGCATCTCCTGGGGCGCGTTCGCCGCACTTCAGGTCGCCGCCCGGCGGCCACCGAGTCTGGCCGCCATCGTCGTCGCGTCCTTCACCGACGACAGGTACGCAGACGACATGCACTACGTCGGCGGTGCCATGCTGTCCGACAATCTGGCCGAGGCGGGGACCATGTTCGCCTACGCCACCTGCCCTCCCGATCCGGCCGTGGTCGGCGAACGCTGGCGGGACATGTGGCGGGAACGGCTGGACTCCGCGAGCCCGTGGGTCCTCGAGTGGCTTCGCCACCAGCACCGGGACGACTACTGGCGCCATGCGTCGCTCAGTGAGGACTACCGGGCCCTGGGCTGCCCCGTACTCGCCTCCAGCGGCTGGGCGGACGGGTACTCCAACGCGGTCACCCGGCTGCTGAGCCAAGTCGATGTGCCGCGCAAGGGGCTGATCGGCCCCTGGTCGCACACGCTGCCGCACCTCGGTGAACCCGGACCGGCCATCGGATATCTCCAGGAGGTGGTCCGATGGTGGGACCACTGGCTGAAGGGGGCCGACAACGGCGCCATGGACGGGCCCATGATCCGCGCCTGGATGCAGGAGAGCGTGCCTCCCTCCACGTCCTACGAGGAACGCCCGGGCCGCTGGGTGGGGGAGCCTGGCTGGCCCTCTCCCCATGTCCAGGAGGTGGTGTGCCCCCTGCGGGACCACGTGATCGTGAACGACGACGGCAAGCCCGCCCCATCGGGGGAGGCCGAACCGGCGGAACGTGTCCACACGGTTCAGTCACCCCTCTCGGTCGGGCAGTTCGCCGGGAAGTGGGCCTCGTACAACGCCCCACCGGACCTCCCGTACGACCAGCGCGAGGAGGACGGCGGTTCGCTCGTCTTCGAGACGCAGCCGCTCACGGAACGCGTGGAGATCCTCGGCGCTCCCGCGGTGGAGCTCCTGGTGTCCTCGTCCCGGGAATCGGCGCAGGTCGCCGTCCGGCTGTCCGACGTGGCGGCCGACGGCCGGGCGACCAGGGTCACCTACGGCGTGCTCAACCTCGCGCACCGGGCAGGTGACGGTGGTCCCGAACCACTGGAGCCGGGCAGGAAGTACCGCGTCCGCATTCCCCTCAACGGAGTCGCGCAGGCCTTTCCGGCCGGCCATCGCATCCGGCTCTCGCTCTCCACCTCGTACTGGCCGTTGGTCTGGCCGGCACCCGCACCCGCCCTGCTGAGCATTCACGAGAGCGGCAGTTCCCTCACCCTGCCGGTCCGGCCGACGGACACCCCGGAGACCTTGCCCTCCGCACCCTTCGGCGAGCCCGAGGGATGCGCACCACCGGACGTGACCCGGCTGACCGAGCCGGAACAGGCATGGACCGTGTCGAGGAATCTGGTCAACTACCATTCCTCGCTCGACATCGTCAAGGACCGAGGACTCCAGCGGTTCGAGGAGAACGGGATCGAGGTCGGGCTGCGGGCCTGCGAGAAGTACACCTCCGTCGCGGACGACTTCGGATCGGTGACCGGCGAGTCGGCCTGGACCCTGCGGTTCGGGCGCCCCGGATGGGACGTCCGGGTGGAGACCCGAACCGTCCTGACGTCGGACGAGGAGGAGTTCCACGTCGACGCCACGCTGGACGGCTACGAAGACGGCCGCAGGGTCTTCTCCCGTACCTGGAACGAGAGCGTTCCGAGGGTGAACGTCTGA
- a CDS encoding gas vesicle protein, translating into MTDLDFRQDASYPVAGPQNTNLADILERVLDKGIVIAGDIKIDLLDIELLTIRLRLFVASVDTAKKAGIDWWETDPALSSHAARNALKDENRELRARLEALESGSEETSSDS; encoded by the coding sequence GTGACTGATCTGGACTTCCGGCAGGATGCTTCCTATCCCGTTGCCGGGCCGCAGAACACCAACCTGGCGGACATCCTCGAGCGCGTGCTCGACAAGGGCATCGTCATCGCCGGGGACATCAAGATCGACCTTCTCGACATCGAGCTCCTCACCATTCGTCTGCGGCTCTTCGTAGCCTCCGTGGACACCGCGAAGAAGGCCGGGATCGACTGGTGGGAGACCGACCCCGCGCTCAGTTCCCATGCGGCGAGGAACGCACTGAAGGACGAGAACCGCGAGCTGCGGGCGAGGCTTGAGGCACTTGAATCGGGCTCCGAAGAGACATCGTCGGACTCGTGA
- a CDS encoding gas vesicle protein K, with protein MTTSRVDLDSEQMGRDLVTLVLTVVELLRQLMERQALRRIDEGDLTDDQTDEIGTTLMMLDQRMRELCEQHGVRMEDLNLDLGPLGSLLPRD; from the coding sequence GTGACGACGTCACGAGTAGATCTGGACTCCGAGCAGATGGGGCGAGATCTGGTCACCCTGGTCCTGACGGTGGTCGAACTGCTCCGCCAGTTGATGGAACGACAAGCCCTGCGGCGCATCGACGAAGGCGACCTGACCGACGATCAGACCGATGAGATCGGCACGACCCTGATGATGCTCGATCAGCGCATGCGAGAGCTCTGCGAGCAGCACGGTGTACGGATGGAAGACCTCAATCTTGACCTCGGCCCCCTGGGCTCTCTCCTGCCCCGGGACTGA
- a CDS encoding gas vesicle protein, producing MAEQRRTHAGSSKTATASRARRPARGPEHAARAASKTLEGLIGHPAEGVSAVRREDDGWCVVVDVLEVPRIPDTTSLLASYEVQLDRDGELLEYRRVRRYRRGAADE from the coding sequence ATGGCAGAACAACGTCGCACACACGCCGGGAGCTCGAAGACGGCGACCGCCTCCCGCGCCCGACGACCGGCGCGGGGGCCGGAGCATGCGGCCCGTGCTGCCAGCAAGACCTTGGAGGGGCTGATCGGCCACCCCGCGGAGGGGGTCTCCGCCGTGCGGCGCGAGGACGACGGCTGGTGCGTGGTGGTGGACGTTCTCGAAGTGCCACGGATCCCCGACACCACGAGCCTCCTCGCCTCCTACGAGGTGCAGCTCGACCGCGACGGCGAACTCCTGGAATACCGCAGGGTCCGGCGGTACCGACGTGGTGCAGCCGACGAGTGA
- a CDS encoding GvpL/GvpF family gas vesicle protein encodes MTECGTGTSEKNAIYVFAVCRAEEAPDVQGLTGVTRAEPVRSLRIGSLTAIVQTVRGADFTDEVWQKRLTDEAELERYARAHHEVVSAVAARFPTVPLPLATLYNGDERAARALASESTRFRTALTRIAHHAEWGIKVYAPVSRSAGDDTPEEQPAAAADRARPAPGAGRAYLERKRNLQSQREERQAASLRVADVVDADVSRIATESRRLRPHGNGAVGDGRVQVLNATYLVAGQRAAELDLLVAGLRERTGAHIEVSGPWVPYSFVGEV; translated from the coding sequence ATGACGGAGTGCGGCACAGGGACGTCGGAGAAGAACGCCATCTACGTGTTCGCGGTCTGCCGCGCCGAGGAGGCCCCCGACGTGCAGGGGCTCACCGGGGTGACGCGGGCCGAGCCGGTGCGTTCCCTCCGCATCGGCTCGCTCACAGCGATCGTGCAGACCGTCCGGGGGGCTGACTTCACGGACGAGGTCTGGCAGAAGAGGCTGACCGACGAGGCTGAACTGGAGCGATACGCTCGCGCTCACCATGAGGTCGTCTCGGCGGTCGCTGCCCGCTTCCCCACAGTCCCCTTGCCGCTGGCCACGTTGTACAACGGGGACGAGAGGGCGGCACGCGCACTGGCCAGTGAGTCGACACGTTTCCGCACGGCGCTGACACGTATCGCGCATCACGCCGAATGGGGAATCAAGGTCTACGCACCCGTCTCGCGGAGCGCGGGCGATGACACCCCGGAGGAACAGCCGGCCGCGGCGGCCGACCGCGCGCGCCCGGCTCCTGGAGCGGGCAGGGCCTATCTGGAACGTAAGCGCAACCTGCAGTCGCAGCGTGAGGAGCGGCAAGCGGCTTCCTTGCGGGTCGCGGATGTCGTGGATGCGGACGTGAGCCGCATCGCCACGGAGTCCCGCCGGCTCCGGCCGCACGGCAACGGAGCCGTTGGCGACGGTCGCGTTCAGGTCCTGAACGCGACCTATCTGGTCGCGGGGCAACGGGCCGCCGAGCTGGACCTGCTGGTTGCTGGACTGCGAGAGCGCACCGGTGCGCACATCGAGGTCTCTGGGCCCTGGGTGCCCTACTCCTTCGTCGGTGAGGTGTAG
- a CDS encoding DUF2945 domain-containing protein, which yields MAKGKKLDPGDQVAWSSHGQVVPGRVKKKITKRTEAAGRTVDASEDRPQYEVESDKSGRRAVHKPQSLRKKETG from the coding sequence ATGGCGAAAGGCAAGAAGCTCGACCCGGGGGACCAGGTCGCCTGGAGCAGCCATGGTCAGGTCGTACCCGGAAGAGTAAAGAAGAAGATCACGAAACGCACCGAGGCGGCGGGACGTACCGTCGACGCGTCAGAGGACCGACCGCAGTACGAGGTCGAGAGCGATAAATCCGGCCGTCGTGCTGTCCATAAACCTCAGTCCTTGCGGAAGAAGGAGACCGGGTGA
- a CDS encoding gas vesicle protein: MTHETVPWDGPGGLSGPIGVPLVDLLDRVLATGVVVSGDLVIAIADVPLVRVSLHALLSSVNERVPAPWADSGPL; this comes from the coding sequence GTGACGCATGAAACAGTTCCGTGGGACGGCCCGGGCGGCTTGAGCGGCCCGATCGGCGTGCCACTGGTCGATCTGCTGGACCGTGTTCTGGCGACCGGGGTGGTCGTGAGCGGTGACCTGGTCATCGCCATCGCCGACGTCCCACTTGTACGTGTCTCACTCCATGCGCTGCTGTCGTCGGTCAACGAGCGTGTTCCCGCCCCCTGGGCCGACAGTGGGCCGCTGTGA
- a CDS encoding LLM class F420-dependent oxidoreductase codes for MVRIGYTMMTEQAGPRELVSHVVGAERAGFDFSVISDHSFPWLESQGHAPYAWSVLGAAAQATSRIPLMTYVTCPTFRYHPAVVAQKAATMQILSQGRFRLGLGSGENLNEHIIGAGWPAAPVRLERLEEAVDIIRRMFTGESVTHHGAHFDVENARLWDLPDEVPPIGIAVSGPRSCELAGRQGDLLIATEPKPELLDRFDAHGGVGKPRVGQLPVCYGTDREAAIARARDQFRWSLGGWHVNSELPSPSSFDQATQHIRHEDVAEAIPCGDDVDSFVDAVRPYAAAGFTEIALVQIGGDHQESFLEWAEAELLPALRRTL; via the coding sequence ATGGTGCGAATCGGGTACACAATGATGACCGAGCAGGCCGGTCCACGTGAGCTGGTGTCCCACGTGGTGGGGGCGGAGCGGGCAGGTTTCGACTTCTCTGTCATCTCTGACCACTCGTTTCCCTGGCTGGAATCACAGGGGCACGCGCCGTATGCGTGGAGCGTCCTGGGGGCGGCCGCGCAGGCCACTTCCCGGATCCCGCTCATGACGTACGTGACCTGCCCGACCTTCCGCTACCACCCGGCGGTGGTCGCGCAGAAGGCGGCCACGATGCAGATTCTGTCCCAGGGGCGATTCCGTCTGGGGCTGGGCTCGGGCGAGAACCTCAACGAGCACATCATCGGAGCGGGCTGGCCCGCGGCGCCTGTGCGGCTGGAAAGGCTGGAGGAAGCAGTCGACATCATCCGGCGGATGTTCACAGGGGAGAGCGTGACCCACCACGGAGCCCATTTCGACGTCGAGAACGCGCGGCTCTGGGACCTGCCCGACGAAGTGCCCCCGATCGGGATCGCTGTGTCCGGGCCCCGGTCCTGCGAGCTCGCCGGCCGACAGGGCGACCTCCTGATCGCCACGGAGCCCAAGCCGGAACTACTGGACCGGTTCGACGCACACGGCGGGGTGGGCAAACCGCGCGTCGGCCAGTTGCCCGTCTGCTACGGCACCGATCGAGAAGCCGCGATTGCCCGCGCCCGGGATCAGTTCCGCTGGTCCCTCGGCGGCTGGCATGTCAACTCCGAGCTTCCCAGCCCCTCTTCCTTCGACCAGGCCACGCAGCACATCCGGCACGAGGACGTTGCCGAGGCCATTCCGTGCGGCGACGACGTGGACTCCTTCGTCGACGCGGTACGCCCCTACGCGGCGGCGGGGTTCACCGAGATCGCCCTCGTCCAGATCGGCGGAGACCACCAGGAGAGCTTCCTGGAGTGGGCCGAGGCCGAGCTGCTGCCCGCGCTCCGACGCACCCTGTAA
- a CDS encoding DUF6131 family protein produces the protein MIVLGIILLVIGFVAGISILWTIGIILLAVGAILWILGAAGHAVGGRRHYW, from the coding sequence ATGATTGTCCTCGGCATCATTCTCCTGGTCATCGGTTTCGTTGCGGGAATCTCGATTTTGTGGACCATCGGGATCATTCTGCTCGCCGTCGGTGCCATTCTCTGGATCCTGGGGGCAGCGGGGCACGCCGTCGGCGGACGTCGGCACTACTGGTAG
- a CDS encoding Asp23/Gls24 family envelope stress response protein translates to MANGSENGTALGSNESSGGTKGTTVIADTVVATIAGIAVRETDGVHAIGGGASRAVGAMKDKVSRSNDPGRGVKVEVGEKQAAVDVDIVVEYGTLILETAKKIRIHVTDAVETMTGLEVVEINIRVLDVYVPGDDDSADDDEEKSASGKSRRVQ, encoded by the coding sequence ATGGCGAACGGCAGTGAAAACGGAACGGCGCTCGGATCGAACGAATCGTCGGGTGGAACCAAGGGGACGACGGTCATCGCGGATACCGTCGTCGCGACGATCGCGGGGATCGCGGTACGCGAGACCGATGGGGTTCACGCTATCGGCGGGGGCGCTTCGCGGGCTGTGGGAGCGATGAAGGACAAGGTGTCCCGCTCCAACGATCCAGGCCGCGGAGTGAAGGTCGAGGTGGGCGAGAAGCAGGCCGCCGTCGACGTCGACATCGTGGTCGAGTACGGAACTCTCATCCTGGAAACCGCCAAGAAGATCCGCATCCATGTCACCGATGCGGTGGAGACGATGACCGGGCTGGAGGTCGTCGAGATCAACATCAGGGTTCTGGACGTCTACGTGCCAGGTGACGACGACAGCGCGGACGACGACGAGGAGAAGAGCGCTTCCGGGAAGTCGCGCCGCGTGCAGTGA
- a CDS encoding SRPBCC family protein codes for MARTDNAEPESEETEEAEETEESGMDKLRGELSNFLSTQVEKLAEKAGDKLTDVTGQLNDAAENGGSLPAIGSRILQGDSPVKAFVSEKAKGVKDNVVDKAKEAFSGGKGKRKASGGKLMNIVEVLDVGVSLRTAYDHWTQYDQFSSFAKGVRDVSMDEEMSSDWKVKVGPSSRSFKATVQEQVPDERIVWTSEGAKGTTRGAVSFHELAPSLTRIVLVMEYYPSGFFEKTGNLWRAQGRRVRLDFKHFQRYVTLTEEEPEGWRGEIRDGEVVVSHEEAMEEEEAENENEEEGGDEEEPEEDEDEWEDEDDGEDEDELTDEDEEEEEEEEPDEEEEPDEEEEEEEAPRRRRSAPTKQRSRRARSD; via the coding sequence ATGGCCAGGACGGATAACGCAGAGCCTGAGTCGGAAGAGACCGAAGAGGCCGAAGAGACCGAAGAGTCCGGAATGGACAAACTCCGCGGTGAGCTTTCCAACTTCCTCAGCACACAGGTGGAGAAGCTCGCGGAGAAGGCAGGGGACAAGCTGACCGATGTCACCGGTCAGTTGAACGATGCCGCGGAGAACGGCGGCTCATTGCCCGCCATCGGTTCTCGCATCCTGCAGGGCGACTCCCCGGTGAAGGCGTTCGTCTCGGAGAAGGCCAAGGGTGTCAAGGACAACGTCGTGGACAAGGCCAAGGAGGCCTTCAGCGGTGGCAAGGGCAAACGCAAGGCGAGCGGCGGAAAGCTCATGAACATCGTCGAGGTCCTCGATGTGGGAGTGTCGCTGCGCACGGCGTACGACCACTGGACTCAGTACGACCAGTTCAGCAGTTTCGCCAAGGGCGTGCGCGACGTCTCGATGGACGAAGAGATGTCGAGCGACTGGAAGGTCAAGGTGGGGCCCTCCTCCCGCAGCTTCAAGGCGACGGTCCAGGAGCAGGTCCCTGACGAACGCATCGTCTGGACTTCCGAAGGCGCCAAGGGGACGACGCGAGGCGCGGTGAGCTTCCACGAACTTGCACCGTCCCTCACCCGCATCGTCCTGGTCATGGAGTACTACCCGTCCGGCTTCTTCGAGAAGACGGGCAACCTGTGGCGTGCGCAAGGACGCCGCGTCCGCCTCGACTTCAAGCACTTCCAGCGGTACGTCACGCTCACGGAGGAGGAGCCGGAAGGGTGGCGTGGCGAGATCCGCGACGGAGAAGTCGTCGTGTCGCACGAAGAGGCCATGGAAGAGGAAGAAGCGGAGAACGAGAACGAGGAAGAAGGCGGCGACGAGGAAGAGCCGGAGGAGGACGAGGACGAGTGGGAAGACGAGGACGACGGTGAGGACGAGGACGAACTGACGGACGAGGACGAGGAGGAAGAGGAAGAGGAAGAGCCGGACGAAGAGGAAGAGCCGGACGAGGAAGAAGAGGAAGAAGAGGCGCCGCGCAGAAGGCGGTCCGCGCCCACGAAGCAGCGATCACGGAGAGCGCGAAGTGACTGA